One Nocardioides aromaticivorans genomic window carries:
- a CDS encoding SGNH/GDSL hydrolase family protein, translating to MSRTRKALVGAGVALAGIGVTTGGGRELLRRQAAIARARIGKPLGEQALPADKTWKRKSYAGAPLELLVLGDSIAAGLGAERPKDTLGARIARGLARELHRPVRLRTAAVVGSETSALAGQLDGLPDGYLADVAVIVVGGNDVTHRVPVATSAAQLEEAVVRLRAQGTEVVVGTCPDLGALRPVPQPLRSLGSRMSRQLATAQAEVAVRNGAHAVSLARVVGPFFITNPDEMFSLDRFHPSALGYKRTAKALVPSVLLALGHAVDLPFGHHPPRS from the coding sequence ATGAGTCGTACCCGCAAGGCCCTCGTCGGCGCCGGTGTCGCGCTCGCCGGCATCGGGGTCACCACCGGCGGCGGTCGGGAGCTGCTGCGCCGCCAGGCCGCGATCGCCCGGGCCCGGATCGGCAAGCCGCTCGGCGAGCAGGCGTTGCCCGCGGACAAGACGTGGAAGCGGAAGTCCTACGCCGGCGCGCCCCTCGAGCTGCTCGTCCTCGGTGACTCGATCGCCGCCGGGCTGGGCGCCGAGCGGCCGAAGGACACCCTCGGGGCGCGGATCGCCCGGGGCCTGGCGCGGGAGCTGCACCGACCGGTGCGGCTGCGGACCGCAGCGGTCGTGGGCTCGGAGACCTCGGCCCTCGCCGGCCAGCTCGACGGCCTGCCGGACGGCTACCTGGCCGACGTGGCCGTCATCGTGGTCGGCGGCAACGACGTCACCCACCGCGTCCCCGTCGCCACCTCGGCCGCCCAGCTGGAGGAGGCCGTCGTACGGCTGCGGGCGCAGGGCACGGAGGTCGTCGTCGGCACCTGTCCCGACCTGGGGGCGCTGCGCCCCGTCCCGCAGCCGCTGCGCTCACTGGGCTCGCGGATGTCGCGCCAGCTCGCCACGGCGCAGGCGGAGGTCGCCGTCCGCAACGGCGCGCACGCCGTGTCGCTGGCCCGGGTGGTGGGCCCGTTCTTCATCACCAACCCGGACGAGATGTTCAGCCTCGACCGCTTCCACCCCAGCGCGCTGGGCTACAAGCGGACGGCGAAGGCGCTCGTCCCGTCGGTCCTGCTGGCGCTCGGCCACGCCGTCGACCTGCCCTTCGGGCACCACCCACCCCGCTCGTAG
- a CDS encoding nucleotidyltransferase family protein, translating into MSVTGLLLAAGAGSRMGMPKALVRDDAGRPWLTRAVTVLLEGGCDEVTVVLGASADEAEWVLADGLGDLTRVHAVRALAWQAGMGASLRTGLRELAGTGHDAALVHLVDLPDVTAAVVARVLGQADTGPSALARASYDGTPGHPVLLGREHWAPVGDAASGDRGARLYLSVNDPQLVECGDLASGVDVDEPTSDQRPAQ; encoded by the coding sequence GTGAGTGTCACCGGGCTCCTGCTCGCCGCCGGCGCCGGCTCCCGGATGGGGATGCCGAAGGCACTGGTCCGCGACGACGCGGGCCGGCCGTGGCTGACCCGAGCCGTGACCGTGCTGCTCGAGGGCGGCTGCGACGAGGTCACGGTCGTGCTCGGCGCATCCGCCGACGAGGCGGAGTGGGTGCTCGCCGACGGGCTGGGCGACCTGACCCGGGTCCATGCCGTGCGGGCACTGGCCTGGCAGGCCGGCATGGGCGCGTCCCTGCGCACCGGCCTCCGGGAGCTGGCCGGCACCGGCCACGACGCCGCACTGGTCCACCTCGTCGACCTGCCCGACGTCACCGCCGCGGTGGTCGCTCGGGTGCTCGGGCAGGCGGACACCGGTCCGTCGGCGCTCGCGCGGGCGTCGTACGACGGCACGCCGGGGCACCCCGTGCTGCTCGGGCGCGAGCACTGGGCGCCGGTCGGCGACGCGGCGTCGGGGGACCGGGGTGCGCGCCTGTACCTCTCGGTCAACGACCCGCAGCTCGTCGAGTGCGGCGACCTGGCGTCGGGAGTCGACGTCGACGAGCCAACCTCGGACCAACGACCCGCTCAATAG
- a CDS encoding OsmC family protein: MASHHYALDLTWQGNRGTGTSGYRDYGRDVLLRAAGKPDLAGSADPTFRGDATRWNPEELLLAALAQCHLLSYLHSAVNHGVVVTSYDDSPVGTMAQVGQGGHFTEVVLRPRVTVADVAMVATAREIHGEASTNCFIAASVNFPVRHEPVIEVAPA, encoded by the coding sequence ATGGCCTCGCACCACTACGCCCTCGACCTGACCTGGCAGGGCAACCGCGGCACGGGCACCTCCGGCTACCGCGACTACGGACGTGACGTCCTGCTCCGGGCGGCCGGGAAGCCCGACCTCGCAGGGTCCGCCGACCCGACCTTCCGCGGCGACGCCACCCGCTGGAACCCCGAGGAGCTGCTGCTCGCCGCGCTCGCCCAGTGCCACCTGCTGTCCTACCTCCACTCGGCCGTCAACCACGGCGTCGTCGTGACGTCGTACGACGACAGCCCGGTCGGCACGATGGCCCAGGTCGGCCAGGGTGGCCACTTCACCGAGGTCGTGCTCCGGCCGCGGGTCACCGTCGCCGACGTCGCCATGGTCGCGACCGCGCGGGAGATCCACGGCGAGGCGAGCACGAACTGCTTCATCGCGGCGTCGGTGAACTTCCCCGTCCGGCACGAGCCGGTGATCGAGGTCGCGCCGGCCTGA
- a CDS encoding AMP-binding protein → MTAATAAPRPINLADILEAMADAVPDRVAVFTMERAWTFAEIDDRATRLANHLTGLGIRPGEHVAVHATNRIEWVDALYGCLKARAVPININYKYLHDELAYLYDNADCVAAIIAPEYVDAVTALDTPTLREMVVLGEGYDAALAAASPERPVNGRCADDHYVLYTGGTTGNPKGVVWRIEDLIRAALNAARYGAPLDSVEQLVEEAVAVENPMVLLACGPMMHGGSQWILGNGHVAGQTIALYTEPNFSATGILDLVEKAKVVSLTFLGDAMGRPVAEAILAEPDRWDLSSLAAVSNGAAPLSDGVREEIRRALPGRFILDSYGSSESGAAGSRVDDGSEGGSAAPRFTVNDQVEVFDPEMKPCPPGVDGMLARTGPVPLGYYKDPVKTAATFKEVDGVRWVIPGDFARREEDGSVTVLGRGSVCINTGGEKVHPEEVEAVLLRHEDIFDAVVVGTPHERWGQQVTALVQRREGVQLDEDDVRDHCRALISNYKVPKAVLFVDTVPRTPVSKVDYPASAALAAQLLG, encoded by the coding sequence GTGACCGCCGCCACAGCCGCCCCGCGCCCGATCAACCTCGCCGACATCCTCGAGGCGATGGCCGACGCCGTCCCCGACCGGGTCGCCGTCTTCACGATGGAGCGGGCCTGGACCTTCGCCGAGATCGACGACCGGGCCACCCGCCTGGCCAACCACCTGACCGGACTCGGCATCCGGCCCGGTGAGCACGTCGCGGTCCACGCCACCAACCGGATCGAGTGGGTCGACGCGCTCTACGGGTGCCTCAAGGCACGCGCCGTGCCGATCAACATCAACTACAAGTACCTCCACGACGAGCTCGCGTACCTCTACGACAACGCCGACTGCGTCGCCGCGATCATCGCGCCCGAGTACGTCGACGCGGTCACGGCCCTCGACACGCCCACCCTGCGCGAGATGGTCGTCCTCGGCGAGGGGTACGACGCCGCGCTCGCCGCCGCCTCGCCGGAGCGCCCGGTCAACGGCCGCTGCGCCGACGACCACTACGTCCTCTACACCGGCGGCACCACGGGCAACCCCAAGGGCGTGGTGTGGCGCATCGAGGACCTGATCCGGGCGGCGCTCAACGCGGCCCGGTACGGCGCTCCGCTCGACTCGGTCGAGCAGCTGGTCGAGGAGGCGGTCGCGGTCGAGAACCCGATGGTCCTGCTCGCCTGCGGCCCGATGATGCACGGCGGCAGCCAGTGGATCCTCGGCAACGGCCACGTGGCGGGCCAGACGATCGCGCTCTACACGGAGCCCAACTTCAGCGCGACCGGCATCCTCGACCTCGTCGAGAAGGCGAAGGTGGTCTCGCTGACCTTCCTCGGCGACGCGATGGGCCGCCCGGTCGCCGAGGCGATCCTCGCCGAGCCGGACCGCTGGGACCTCTCCAGCCTGGCCGCGGTCTCCAACGGCGCCGCTCCCCTGTCCGACGGGGTGCGCGAGGAGATCCGTCGCGCGCTGCCCGGCCGGTTCATCCTCGACTCCTACGGCTCCTCGGAGTCCGGCGCCGCCGGCTCCCGGGTCGACGACGGCTCCGAGGGCGGCTCGGCGGCGCCGCGCTTCACGGTCAACGACCAGGTCGAGGTGTTCGACCCCGAGATGAAGCCGTGCCCGCCGGGCGTCGACGGCATGCTCGCGCGCACCGGCCCGGTCCCGCTCGGCTACTACAAGGACCCGGTCAAGACCGCCGCCACCTTCAAGGAGGTCGACGGCGTCCGGTGGGTGATCCCCGGCGACTTCGCGCGCCGCGAGGAGGACGGCTCCGTGACCGTGCTCGGCCGCGGCTCGGTCTGCATCAACACCGGCGGCGAGAAGGTGCACCCCGAGGAGGTCGAGGCGGTCCTGCTGCGCCACGAGGACATCTTCGACGCCGTCGTGGTCGGGACCCCGCACGAGCGCTGGGGCCAGCAGGTCACCGCCCTCGTCCAGCGCCGCGAGGGCGTCCAGCTCGACGAGGACGACGTCCGCGACCACTGCCGCGCGCTGATCTCCAACTACAAGGTGCCCAAGGCGGTGCTCTTCGTCGACACGGTGCCGCGGACCCCGGTGAGCAAGGTGGACTACCCGGCGAGCGCGGCCCTGGCCGCGCAACTGCTGGGCTGA
- the groL gene encoding chaperonin GroEL (60 kDa chaperone family; promotes refolding of misfolded polypeptides especially under stressful conditions; forms two stacked rings of heptamers to form a barrel-shaped 14mer; ends can be capped by GroES; misfolded proteins enter the barrel where they are refolded when GroES binds), with product MSKLIAFNEEARRGLERGMNTLADAVKVTLGPKGRNVVLEKKWGAPTITNDGVSIAKEIELEDPYEKIGAELVKEVAKKTDDVAGDGTTTATVLAQALVREGLRNVAAGANPMGLKRGIEAAVSAVSEQLLGMAKDVETREQIAATATISAGGDATVGDAIAEAMDKVGKEGVITVEESNTFGIDLELTEGMRFDKGYISAYFVTDPERMETVLEDAYVLIANSKISNVKDLLPLLEKVMQSGKPLVILAEDVDGEALSTLVVNKIRGTFKSVAVKAPGFGDRRKAMLQDIAILTGGQVISEEVGLKLESAGIELLGQARKVVITKDETTIVEGAGDQAQIEGRVNQIRAEIENSDSDYDREKLQERLAKLAGGVAVIKVGAATEVELKERKHRIEDAVRNAKAAVEEGILPGGGVALVQAAAAAFEKLELEGDEATGAAIVKASVSAPLKQIAINAGLEGGVVAEKVANLPAGQGLNAATGEYVDLLANGIIDPAKVTRSALQNAASIAALFLTTEAVVADKPEKAAPAGDPTGGMGGMDF from the coding sequence ATGTCGAAGCTGATTGCTTTCAACGAGGAGGCCCGGCGTGGCCTCGAGCGGGGTATGAACACGCTCGCCGACGCCGTCAAGGTCACCCTTGGCCCCAAGGGCCGCAATGTCGTCCTGGAGAAGAAGTGGGGCGCCCCCACGATCACCAACGACGGTGTGTCCATCGCCAAGGAGATCGAGCTCGAGGACCCCTACGAGAAGATCGGCGCCGAGCTGGTCAAGGAGGTCGCGAAGAAGACCGACGACGTCGCCGGTGACGGTACGACGACCGCGACCGTCCTCGCCCAGGCGCTCGTCCGCGAGGGTCTGCGCAATGTCGCCGCCGGCGCGAACCCGATGGGTCTCAAGCGCGGCATCGAGGCTGCCGTGAGCGCTGTCTCCGAGCAGCTCCTCGGCATGGCCAAGGACGTCGAGACCCGCGAGCAGATCGCCGCCACCGCCACCATCTCCGCCGGTGGCGACGCCACCGTCGGTGACGCCATCGCCGAGGCGATGGACAAGGTCGGCAAGGAGGGCGTGATCACGGTCGAGGAGTCGAACACCTTCGGCATCGACCTCGAGCTCACCGAGGGCATGCGGTTCGACAAGGGCTACATCTCGGCCTACTTCGTCACCGACCCCGAGCGCATGGAGACCGTCCTCGAGGACGCCTACGTGCTCATCGCCAACAGCAAGATCAGCAACGTCAAGGACCTGCTGCCGCTGCTGGAGAAGGTCATGCAGTCGGGCAAGCCGCTCGTCATCCTCGCCGAGGACGTCGACGGCGAGGCGCTGTCGACCCTGGTCGTCAACAAGATCCGCGGCACGTTCAAGTCCGTCGCCGTCAAGGCCCCGGGCTTCGGCGACCGCCGCAAGGCCATGCTGCAGGACATCGCGATCCTGACCGGCGGCCAGGTCATCTCCGAGGAGGTCGGCCTCAAGCTGGAGTCGGCCGGCATCGAGCTGCTCGGCCAGGCCCGCAAGGTCGTCATCACCAAGGACGAGACCACCATCGTCGAGGGTGCCGGTGACCAGGCCCAGATCGAGGGCCGGGTCAACCAGATCCGCGCCGAGATCGAGAACTCCGACTCCGACTACGACCGCGAGAAGCTCCAGGAGCGCCTCGCCAAGCTGGCCGGCGGCGTGGCCGTCATCAAGGTCGGCGCGGCCACCGAGGTCGAGCTCAAGGAGCGCAAGCACCGCATCGAGGACGCCGTCCGCAACGCGAAGGCGGCCGTCGAGGAGGGCATCCTCCCCGGTGGTGGCGTCGCGCTGGTGCAGGCCGCTGCCGCCGCGTTCGAGAAGCTCGAGCTCGAGGGCGACGAGGCCACCGGTGCCGCGATCGTCAAGGCGTCGGTCTCCGCGCCGCTGAAGCAGATCGCGATCAACGCCGGCCTCGAGGGCGGCGTCGTCGCGGAGAAGGTCGCCAACCTCCCCGCCGGCCAGGGCCTCAACGCCGCGACCGGTGAGTACGTCGACCTGCTGGCCAACGGCATCATCGACCCGGCCAAGGTGACCCGCTCGGCGCTGCAGAACGCCGCGTCGATCGCCGCGCTGTTCCTCACCACCGAGGCCGTCGTGGCCGACAAGCCGGAGAAGGCCGCCCCCGCGGGCGACCCGACCGGTGGCATGGGCGGCATGGACTTCTGA
- a CDS encoding AAA family ATPase, which translates to MDARVAELARRLGETGYLCDDDLATVLFLSLEMGRPLLLEGEPGTGKTALAEAIAEALERPLIRLQCYEGIDATQALYDWDFPRQILHLRALEAVSGGASAGGRGDVEEAEKSLYDERFLLARPVLAALQQSPAVLLVDEVDRADDEFEAFLLEVLSTYQVTIPELGTVQAATPPTVVLTSNRTRELHDALKRRCLYHWIDHPGLDREVAIVRSRAPEVSAELARQVVQVVQQLRQGSDLLKPPGVAETLDWGRALQHLGTVELDVETAALTLGALVKYRDDAERVRAALDRMLAR; encoded by the coding sequence ATGGACGCCCGTGTCGCCGAGCTGGCGCGCCGTTTGGGGGAGACCGGCTACCTCTGCGACGACGACCTGGCGACCGTCCTGTTCCTGTCCCTGGAGATGGGGCGTCCGCTGCTGCTCGAGGGAGAGCCGGGCACCGGCAAGACCGCGCTGGCGGAGGCGATCGCCGAGGCGCTCGAGCGGCCGCTGATCCGGCTGCAGTGCTACGAGGGCATCGACGCGACCCAGGCGCTCTACGACTGGGACTTCCCGCGCCAGATCCTGCACCTGCGCGCCCTCGAGGCGGTCTCCGGAGGCGCGTCGGCCGGTGGACGCGGTGACGTGGAGGAGGCCGAGAAGAGCCTGTACGACGAGCGCTTCCTCCTCGCCCGCCCGGTGCTGGCCGCGCTGCAGCAGAGCCCCGCGGTGCTGCTGGTCGACGAGGTCGACCGCGCCGACGACGAGTTCGAGGCGTTCCTGCTGGAGGTGCTGTCGACGTACCAGGTCACGATCCCCGAGCTCGGGACGGTGCAGGCCGCGACCCCGCCGACCGTCGTGCTCACCTCCAACCGCACCCGCGAGCTGCACGACGCCCTCAAGCGCCGCTGCCTCTACCACTGGATCGACCACCCGGGGCTGGACCGCGAGGTGGCGATCGTCCGCTCGCGCGCCCCCGAGGTGAGCGCCGAGCTGGCCCGGCAGGTGGTCCAGGTCGTGCAGCAGCTGCGCCAGGGCTCCGACCTGCTCAAGCCGCCCGGTGTCGCCGAGACGCTCGACTGGGGCCGCGCGCTGCAGCACCTCGGCACCGTCGAGCTCGACGTCGAGACGGCCGCCCTGACGCTCGGCGCCCTGGTGAAGTACCGCGACGACGCCGAGCGGGTGCGCGCCGCCCTCGACCGGATGCTGGCCCGATGA
- a CDS encoding ATP-grasp domain-containing protein — protein MTTVLLATFDLMPEGEPGGELLLAALAERGIEARWVRWDDPDVAWAEADLVAVRSTWDYHRRLAAFLAWAERVEAVTPLLNGAEAFAWNADKAYLTEIADVVPTVPTALLDDTDLAGGLARALERWGRVVIKPRTGAGGVGVVVAESVDDGRLEGLVAGPWIVQPVVESVRTTGESSVYVLDRAPVAQVDKVAAAGELRVHELYGGSSRPVALDPGRARVAADAVRAVEARTGAELAYARVDLMAWQDQWVVSELELIEPGLYLDVDPANAGRFAEMVRARLNPA, from the coding sequence GTGACCACCGTGCTGCTCGCGACCTTCGACCTGATGCCCGAGGGCGAGCCCGGTGGCGAGCTGCTGCTGGCCGCCCTGGCGGAGCGCGGGATCGAGGCCCGCTGGGTGCGCTGGGACGACCCAGACGTCGCCTGGGCCGAGGCCGACCTGGTCGCGGTCCGCTCGACGTGGGACTACCACCGCCGCCTCGCCGCCTTCCTCGCGTGGGCGGAGCGGGTGGAGGCGGTGACACCGCTGCTGAACGGTGCGGAGGCCTTCGCCTGGAACGCCGACAAGGCCTACCTGACGGAGATCGCGGACGTCGTACCCACGGTGCCGACGGCGCTGCTCGACGACACCGACCTCGCGGGTGGGCTGGCGCGGGCGTTGGAGCGGTGGGGGCGCGTCGTCATCAAGCCACGTACCGGCGCCGGTGGCGTCGGCGTGGTCGTCGCCGAGAGCGTGGACGACGGCCGGCTCGAGGGCCTGGTCGCGGGTCCGTGGATCGTGCAGCCGGTCGTCGAGTCGGTGCGGACGACGGGGGAGTCGTCGGTCTACGTCCTCGACCGCGCGCCCGTCGCGCAGGTCGACAAGGTCGCGGCGGCCGGGGAGCTGCGCGTGCACGAGCTGTACGGCGGCAGCAGCCGCCCGGTCGCCCTCGACCCGGGCCGCGCGCGGGTCGCGGCGGACGCCGTGCGGGCGGTGGAGGCCCGCACGGGGGCCGAGCTCGCCTACGCGCGCGTCGACCTGATGGCCTGGCAGGACCAGTGGGTCGTGAGCGAGCTGGAGCTGATCGAGCCGGGCCTCTACCTCGACGTGGACCCGGCGAACGCGGGACGGTTCGCCGAGATGGTCCGCGCCCGGCTGAATCCGGCCTGA
- a CDS encoding ubiquitin-like small modifier protein 1 yields the protein MAVSVRIPTILRTYTGGESEVSATGATVSEILDDLDANYAGIKGRIVDEDGKLRRFVNVYVNNDDVRFEQDLATPTPDGAEVSVIPAVAGGC from the coding sequence ATGGCAGTCAGCGTCCGGATCCCCACCATCCTCCGCACCTACACCGGTGGCGAGTCCGAGGTGAGCGCCACCGGCGCCACCGTGTCCGAGATCCTGGACGACCTGGACGCCAACTACGCCGGCATCAAGGGCCGCATCGTCGACGAGGACGGCAAGCTGCGCCGCTTCGTCAACGTCTACGTCAACAACGACGACGTGCGCTTCGAGCAGGACCTCGCCACCCCGACGCCGGACGGCGCCGAGGTGTCGGTGATCCCCGCGGTCGCGGGCGGCTGCTGA
- a CDS encoding YciI family protein, producing the protein METTMTEYVVLLTADENVWDNATDEQRVAMFARHEEFSRLLAERGHTVTGGAELTHSRATKRVARGSDGNVTVTDGPFAEAVEQVGGYYSVQSDDLDDLLEICAVLADGDTTVDVRPAVEQPV; encoded by the coding sequence ATGGAGACCACCATGACCGAGTACGTCGTCCTCCTCACCGCCGACGAGAACGTCTGGGACAACGCCACCGACGAGCAGAGGGTCGCGATGTTCGCCCGCCACGAGGAGTTCTCGCGGCTGCTCGCCGAGCGCGGCCACACCGTGACCGGCGGCGCCGAGCTGACCCACTCCCGCGCGACCAAGCGCGTCGCGCGCGGTAGCGACGGCAACGTCACCGTCACCGACGGCCCGTTCGCCGAGGCCGTCGAGCAGGTCGGCGGCTACTACTCCGTGCAGAGCGACGACCTCGACGACCTGCTCGAGATCTGCGCGGTACTGGCCGACGGCGACACCACCGTCGACGTCCGGCCGGCCGTCGAGCAGCCCGTCTGA
- a CDS encoding RNA polymerase sigma factor yields the protein MSSADALGRLHRDEWGRLLALLVARFRRLDLAEDGLADAFEAAARHWPVDGVPDNPPAWLLTTARRKVLDRLRSESVHATKLPLLVVDAYAAEAAQRVMADGGEVLTDERLRLVLLCAHPRLSPEAAAALTLRLVLGVPTEDIARLFLVPAATMAARLTRARKKLAGAEFTLPDTAGLAERVGVVGDIAYLAFTAGYAPGSGTDVHRPGLAGEAIRLVRVLRSVLPAEVDRSELDALLALMVLLHARRGARVVDGELVLLADQDRTRWHHAEVLEALDLLRPLVTAPPAPYLLQALIAAEHAIAFRAEDTAWHRIVERYDELVALQDSPVVRLNRAVALAERDGPEAGLAALAEVALPTHRLPAVRAELLARLGRIDEARRAYDAAIALCRNDAERAHLIARRATL from the coding sequence TTGAGCAGCGCCGACGCGCTGGGCCGGCTCCACCGCGACGAGTGGGGCCGGCTGCTGGCCCTGCTCGTCGCACGCTTCCGCCGGCTCGACCTCGCCGAGGACGGGCTGGCCGACGCGTTCGAGGCTGCGGCCCGGCACTGGCCGGTCGACGGCGTCCCGGACAATCCCCCCGCGTGGCTGCTGACGACCGCTCGGCGCAAGGTCCTCGACCGGTTGCGGTCGGAGTCGGTGCACGCGACCAAGCTGCCGCTGCTCGTCGTCGACGCGTACGCCGCCGAGGCGGCCCAGCGGGTGATGGCGGACGGAGGCGAGGTGCTCACCGACGAACGGCTCCGGCTGGTGCTGCTGTGCGCCCACCCCCGGCTGTCGCCCGAGGCCGCGGCGGCGCTCACCCTGCGCCTGGTCCTCGGCGTACCGACCGAGGACATCGCCCGCCTCTTCCTCGTGCCCGCGGCGACGATGGCCGCCCGACTGACCCGCGCCCGCAAGAAGCTGGCCGGCGCGGAGTTCACGCTCCCCGACACGGCCGGACTGGCCGAACGCGTCGGGGTCGTCGGTGACATCGCCTATCTCGCCTTCACCGCCGGCTACGCCCCCGGCAGCGGCACCGACGTGCACCGCCCCGGCCTCGCCGGCGAGGCGATCCGCCTGGTCCGGGTCCTGCGCTCGGTCCTGCCGGCGGAGGTCGACCGGTCCGAGCTGGACGCGCTGCTCGCCCTGATGGTGCTGCTGCACGCCCGCCGCGGCGCCCGCGTGGTCGACGGGGAGCTGGTCCTGCTCGCCGACCAGGACCGCACCCGCTGGCACCACGCAGAGGTGCTGGAGGCCCTCGACCTGCTCCGCCCGCTCGTGACGGCCCCGCCGGCGCCGTACCTCCTGCAGGCGCTCATCGCCGCCGAGCACGCCATCGCGTTCCGTGCCGAGGACACGGCGTGGCACCGCATCGTCGAGAGGTACGACGAGCTGGTGGCCCTGCAGGACTCGCCGGTGGTGCGCCTCAACCGCGCCGTGGCGCTCGCCGAGCGGGACGGACCCGAGGCCGGGCTGGCCGCCCTGGCCGAGGTGGCGCTGCCGACCCACCGGCTGCCCGCGGTCCGGGCCGAGCTGCTGGCGCGGCTCGGCCGGATCGACGAGGCCCGGCGGGCCTACGACGCGGCGATCGCGCTGTGCCGCAACGACGCCGAGCGGGCGCACCTGATCGCGCGACGGGCGACGCTCTGA
- the thrC gene encoding threonine synthase has protein sequence MSAVVTEEATSTATSSASGLREGAFGHATALSCRECGHRVDLGPFYACPECFGPLEIAYDFPAVTREEIEAGPRNIWRYKALLPVPNDIETSPNTEPGFTRLLEADNLARELGIAKLWVKDDSTNPTNSFKDRVVACALSAARELGSTVFACPSTGNLANAVAAAGARAGIKTVVFIPSNLEQPKQVNSAIFTENLVAVDGNYDDVNKLASEIAGEEEGWAFVNVNVRPYYAEGSKTLGYEIAEQLGWRLPDQVVIPVASGSQLTKVDKAFQELIKLGLVEDKPYRIFGAQAEGCGPVATAFKAGTDAIRPVKPDTIAKSLAIGNPADGIYVLDIARRTGGAIEEVNDDEIRAGIVLLARTEGIFTETAGGTTTAVTKKLVETGQLDPELETVIINTGHGLKTLDAVSGHVSAAATIAPTYSAFKATGL, from the coding sequence ATGAGCGCCGTTGTGACCGAAGAGGCCACGTCCACCGCCACGTCGTCCGCGTCCGGCCTCCGCGAGGGCGCCTTCGGGCACGCCACCGCGCTGTCCTGTCGCGAGTGCGGGCACCGGGTCGACCTGGGCCCGTTCTACGCCTGCCCCGAGTGCTTCGGGCCGCTGGAGATCGCCTACGACTTCCCGGCCGTCACCCGCGAGGAGATCGAGGCCGGTCCGCGCAACATCTGGCGCTACAAGGCGCTGCTGCCGGTCCCGAACGACATCGAGACCAGCCCCAACACCGAGCCGGGCTTCACCCGCCTCCTGGAGGCCGACAACCTGGCCCGCGAGCTCGGCATCGCCAAGCTGTGGGTGAAGGACGACTCCACCAACCCGACGAACTCCTTCAAGGACCGCGTCGTCGCCTGCGCCCTCAGCGCCGCCCGCGAGCTCGGCTCGACCGTGTTCGCCTGCCCCTCGACCGGCAACCTCGCCAACGCGGTCGCCGCGGCCGGTGCCCGCGCCGGCATCAAGACCGTCGTGTTCATCCCGAGCAACCTCGAGCAGCCCAAGCAGGTCAACTCGGCGATCTTCACCGAGAACCTCGTCGCCGTCGACGGCAACTACGACGACGTCAACAAGCTGGCCTCCGAGATCGCCGGCGAGGAGGAGGGCTGGGCGTTCGTCAACGTCAACGTCCGCCCCTACTACGCCGAGGGCTCGAAGACGCTGGGCTACGAGATCGCCGAGCAGCTCGGCTGGCGCCTGCCCGACCAGGTCGTGATCCCGGTCGCCTCCGGCTCGCAGCTCACCAAGGTCGACAAGGCCTTCCAGGAGCTGATCAAGCTCGGCCTGGTCGAGGACAAGCCCTACCGGATCTTCGGCGCCCAGGCCGAGGGCTGCGGCCCCGTCGCCACCGCCTTCAAGGCCGGCACCGACGCGATCCGCCCGGTCAAGCCCGACACGATCGCCAAGAGCCTCGCGATCGGCAACCCGGCCGACGGCATCTACGTCCTCGACATCGCCCGTCGTACCGGTGGTGCGATCGAGGAGGTCAACGACGACGAGATTCGCGCCGGCATCGTCCTGCTCGCCCGCACCGAGGGCATCTTCACCGAGACCGCCGGCGGCACGACCACCGCGGTCACGAAGAAGCTGGTGGAGACCGGTCAGCTCGACCCGGAGCTCGAGACGGTCATCATCAACACCGGCCACGGCCTGAAGACCCTCGACGCGGTCTCCGGCCACGTCAGCGCCGCCGCGACCATCGCCCCGACCTACAGCGCTTTCAAGGCGACCGGTCTCTGA